Proteins encoded by one window of Thalassoroseus pseudoceratinae:
- a CDS encoding App1 family protein translates to MPARNIHLSRWLLWIAHRFSQKVSHCFRRLRNAKKPVTPEIISYRGFGNIEQIQIMGRLVEHKSHTESTADDSWWKNMRAMFRRFTRVQIPEATVEVEFEGCQRTATTDQAGYFRCALPSSATVPTDRLWHSANVRVVTDPAHAEGETTERFLPASDTLPVLIPRSDSQFGVISDIDDTIMHSHATDLIRLAWLTFTHNARTRVPFEGVSAFYRALQRGHCETRQNPVFYVSSSAWNLFDMLVEFMEIHQIPKGPILLRDLGGNKQNFIRSGHEHKLEKIERIFASCPDLPFILIGDSGQQDPYLYRTVVRDFPGRVLAIYIRDVADKNRSKVLEIRDELRAAGVEMELVSDTEAAAIHAAEHGWIPESRISDVRQDIARDQDRQE, encoded by the coding sequence ATGCCGGCACGAAACATTCACCTGTCGCGATGGCTGTTATGGATCGCCCATCGTTTCAGCCAAAAGGTCTCTCATTGCTTTCGACGCTTGAGAAATGCGAAGAAGCCGGTGACGCCAGAGATCATCAGCTACCGGGGCTTCGGCAACATTGAGCAAATCCAAATCATGGGGCGGCTTGTCGAACACAAGTCCCATACGGAGTCAACCGCCGACGATTCCTGGTGGAAGAATATGCGGGCGATGTTTCGCCGATTCACTCGGGTTCAGATTCCCGAAGCAACCGTGGAAGTGGAGTTTGAAGGTTGCCAACGAACAGCCACTACCGATCAGGCTGGCTATTTCCGGTGTGCGTTGCCATCTTCCGCTACAGTGCCCACGGATCGTCTTTGGCACTCGGCCAACGTGCGTGTCGTAACGGATCCGGCTCACGCAGAGGGTGAGACCACGGAGCGATTTCTACCGGCCTCCGACACGCTTCCTGTCCTGATCCCGCGTAGTGATAGCCAGTTTGGGGTGATCAGCGATATCGACGACACGATCATGCACTCGCATGCCACCGACCTCATACGATTGGCCTGGCTGACGTTCACTCACAACGCCCGGACGAGGGTTCCGTTCGAAGGGGTCAGCGCGTTCTACCGGGCACTTCAGCGTGGCCATTGCGAAACACGACAGAATCCCGTTTTTTACGTTTCGAGTTCCGCATGGAACCTGTTTGACATGCTGGTCGAATTCATGGAAATTCACCAGATTCCCAAAGGGCCAATTCTGTTGCGAGATTTGGGCGGGAACAAGCAGAACTTCATTCGCTCTGGGCACGAGCACAAGCTCGAGAAAATCGAACGAATCTTCGCGAGCTGTCCCGACCTTCCGTTCATCCTTATCGGCGACTCTGGTCAACAAGATCCGTACCTCTATCGCACCGTGGTTCGTGATTTTCCCGGGCGAGTCTTGGCGATCTACATTCGAGACGTAGCCGACAAGAATCGAAGCAAGGTTCTGGAAATCCGAGATGAGTTGCGTGCGGCTGGTGTGGAAATGGAACTTGTTTCTGACACCGAAGCAGCGGCCATTCACGCGGCCGAACATGGATGGATTCCAGAGTCACGAATTTCGGATGTGCGCCAGGACATCGCCCGTGATCAAGATCGCCAGGAATAA